In Thioalkalivibrio paradoxus ARh 1, the following are encoded in one genomic region:
- a CDS encoding ATP-binding cassette domain-containing protein, with product MALLTLRGIRLAYGLAALLDGIDLALNPGERVCIVGRNGEGKSTLLKILAGRIQPDSGEITRTDGLVTAYLTQELPEEVHGSIFDVVAEGLGENGRLLERYHHLSLDAAQGDAAALEALGRVQAELEAIDGWALQNRVETTLSRLELPADRPFAELSGGLRRRVWLARELVRNPDLLLLDEPTNHLDIAAIAWLENMLAGTAMTVVFITHDRSFMERLATRIVELDRGQLYEHPPSLEALRQRQAERLETEARQNAEFDKKLAQEEAWIRQGIKARRTRNEGRVRALERLRHQRAERRERQGQVRLALNPEQRSGRRVIEAERASFGYDGVPVIRGVDLLLQRGDRLGIVGPNGAGKTTLLRGLLGELAPISGSVTLGTQLEIAYFDQTRAQLDEGATVQDTVGQGRDRVTVNGVTRHVLSYLEDFLFPPARSRQPVSALSGGERNRLLLARLFLRPANLLVLDEPTNDLDVETLELLETLLIEYTGTVIVVSHDRAFLDNVVTSTLVLDGQGSCEEFVGGWSDLPERVTAPLQETRIQPAGPAAGATARAAVRPSETPARSSAATSPAPRKLSYRDARELEQLPARIEQLEAEREALAEQLSDPELFRNRPDRVPEVQKALQRLEEELATAYARWEALESDGS from the coding sequence ATGGCCCTGCTGACGCTTCGCGGCATTCGCCTGGCCTATGGCCTGGCCGCCCTGCTCGACGGCATCGACCTCGCCCTGAACCCGGGCGAGCGCGTCTGCATCGTCGGCCGCAACGGCGAGGGGAAGTCGACGCTGCTGAAGATCCTGGCCGGCCGGATCCAGCCCGACTCCGGCGAGATCACCCGCACCGACGGGCTGGTCACGGCCTACCTGACCCAGGAGCTGCCCGAGGAGGTCCACGGCAGCATTTTTGATGTGGTCGCCGAGGGGCTGGGCGAGAACGGCCGCCTGCTCGAACGCTACCATCACCTGAGCCTGGACGCCGCACAGGGAGACGCAGCCGCGCTGGAGGCCCTCGGCCGGGTGCAGGCGGAACTGGAAGCAATCGACGGCTGGGCACTGCAGAACCGCGTCGAGACCACCCTGTCCCGCCTGGAACTACCGGCCGACCGGCCGTTCGCCGAACTCTCCGGGGGACTGCGGCGCAGGGTCTGGCTGGCGCGGGAACTGGTGCGCAACCCCGACCTGCTGCTGCTCGACGAGCCGACCAACCACCTGGACATCGCCGCGATCGCCTGGCTCGAGAACATGCTCGCCGGCACCGCGATGACCGTGGTGTTCATCACCCACGACCGCAGCTTCATGGAGCGGCTGGCGACCCGCATCGTGGAACTCGACCGCGGGCAACTGTACGAACACCCGCCCAGTCTGGAGGCGCTGCGCCAGCGCCAGGCCGAACGGCTTGAGACCGAGGCGCGACAGAACGCCGAGTTCGACAAGAAGCTGGCGCAGGAAGAGGCGTGGATCCGCCAGGGCATCAAGGCCCGGCGCACGCGCAACGAGGGCCGCGTCCGCGCCCTCGAGCGGCTGCGCCACCAGCGTGCCGAGCGGCGCGAACGCCAGGGCCAGGTGCGGCTGGCGCTGAATCCGGAGCAGCGCTCGGGCCGGCGCGTGATCGAGGCGGAACGGGCCAGCTTCGGCTACGACGGCGTGCCGGTGATCCGCGGCGTCGACCTGCTGCTGCAGCGCGGCGACCGGCTCGGGATCGTCGGACCCAACGGCGCTGGCAAGACCACGCTGTTGCGCGGGCTGCTGGGCGAACTCGCCCCGATCTCCGGCAGCGTCACGCTCGGCACCCAGCTCGAGATCGCCTACTTCGACCAGACGCGGGCGCAGCTCGACGAAGGCGCGACCGTGCAGGACACGGTCGGCCAGGGCCGCGACCGGGTCACGGTCAACGGCGTCACGCGCCACGTGCTCAGCTACCTGGAAGACTTCCTGTTCCCGCCGGCCCGTTCGCGCCAGCCGGTCTCGGCGCTCTCGGGCGGCGAGCGCAACCGCCTGCTGCTGGCGCGGCTGTTCCTGCGCCCGGCGAACCTGCTGGTGCTGGACGAGCCCACCAACGATCTGGATGTCGAGACCCTGGAACTCCTCGAGACGCTGCTGATCGAGTACACCGGCACGGTGATCGTGGTCAGCCACGACCGCGCGTTCCTGGACAACGTCGTGACCAGTACCCTGGTGCTGGACGGCCAGGGAAGCTGCGAGGAATTCGTCGGCGGCTGGTCCGATCTGCCGGAACGCGTGACCGCGCCGCTGCAGGAGACGCGCATCCAGCCCGCCGGCCCAGCGGCGGGCGCTACGGCACGCGCGGCAGTTCGTCCCTCGGAGACACCGGCTCGAAGCAGCGCCGCGACAAGCCCCGCGCCCCGAAAGCTTTCGTACCGGGATGCCCGGGAACTGGAACAGTTGCCAGCGCGCATCGAGCAGCTGGAAGCGGAACGCGAGGCACTGGCCGAACAACTCTCGGACCCCGAACTCTTCCGCAACCGCCCGGACCGCGTGCCGGAAGTGCAGAAGGCACTGCAGCGCCTGGAGGAAGAACTCGCTACGGCCTATGCCCGCTGGGAGGCGCTCGAGTCCGACGGGAGCTAG
- the metA gene encoding homoserine O-succinyltransferase MetA, translating to MPLVAHSDLPTFERLRKEGGTVLPNDYALHQDIRALHIGLLNMMPDAALAATERQFFRLVGESNQIAQFYMHPFTLAELPRSPGGQAHVDRYYESFDTIRREGLDALIITGANVSQPDLALEPFWEPLAEVVEWAWENVTSTLCSCLATHAVMQARYGERRRHRGAKLWGVFDHRVVDRTHPLVSGVNTRFNVPHSRFNDVSREQFDRHRLQVLVESERAGVHLAVSEDGFRLVFFQGHPEYDSISLLKEYKREVLRFVNDEREDFPPLPEHYLSPQAAAILEEHRERVEQARQRRAPAPELPEPLLVGRLDNTWHDSALAVVNNWIGNVYQLTHQDRRIPFRPGVNPDAPLNWTR from the coding sequence ATGCCGCTGGTCGCTCACTCCGACCTGCCGACCTTCGAACGCCTGCGCAAGGAAGGCGGCACGGTCCTCCCGAACGACTACGCGCTGCACCAGGATATCCGCGCGCTGCACATCGGTCTGCTCAACATGATGCCCGATGCCGCACTGGCCGCGACCGAACGCCAGTTCTTCCGCCTGGTTGGCGAGAGCAACCAGATCGCGCAGTTCTACATGCACCCGTTCACCCTGGCCGAACTGCCGCGCAGCCCCGGGGGGCAGGCCCATGTCGATCGGTACTACGAATCGTTCGACACCATCCGGCGTGAAGGCCTGGACGCGTTGATCATTACCGGCGCCAACGTGAGCCAGCCGGACCTGGCGCTGGAGCCGTTCTGGGAACCGCTGGCCGAGGTGGTCGAGTGGGCCTGGGAGAACGTCACCTCCACGTTGTGCTCGTGCCTGGCCACCCATGCAGTCATGCAGGCGCGCTACGGGGAACGTCGCCGGCATCGGGGCGCGAAGCTCTGGGGTGTGTTCGACCATCGGGTGGTCGACCGAACGCACCCGCTGGTATCCGGCGTGAACACCCGCTTCAACGTGCCCCATTCGCGCTTCAACGACGTGTCCCGCGAGCAGTTCGATCGCCACCGGTTGCAGGTGCTGGTCGAAAGCGAGCGTGCCGGCGTCCACCTTGCGGTATCGGAGGACGGGTTCCGGCTGGTGTTCTTCCAGGGGCACCCGGAATACGACAGCATCAGCCTGCTGAAGGAGTACAAGCGCGAGGTGCTGCGTTTCGTGAACGACGAGCGCGAGGACTTCCCACCGCTGCCCGAACACTACCTGTCCCCGCAGGCCGCGGCGATCCTGGAGGAACACCGCGAACGCGTCGAGCAGGCCCGGCAACGCCGCGCGCCGGCGCCCGAGCTTCCGGAACCGCTGCTGGTAGGCCGCCTCGACAACACCTGGCACGACAGCGCGCTCGCGGTGGTGAACAACTGGATCGGCAACGTCTACCAGTTGACCCATCAAGACCGGCGCATTCCGTTCCGCCCCGGGGTCAACCCCGACGCCCCGCTGAACTGGACCCGCTGA
- a CDS encoding TolC family outer membrane protein, with translation MKMLRTLCVTAVFAATWALPAQAEDLLQVFEHAQMEDAQLRAAEAQYRAVLEARPIARSTLLPQLSADAELGAFYSDPDGSSSIDGTSRNIALNLNQSLFDQRNRIGVRQADLQISSAAAELDAARQDLILRVAEAYFGVLVAQETLEFRRAEREAISRQLEQTQRRFEVGLIAITDVKEAQAQFDIASAEEIAAENALNLAREQLAVITNRYYDELAALGEHLDMPSPDPMDPQDWVSAALENNQELNAQRLNTEVAREQIGRQRAEGLPTLGLGASVSDTGYSGVNAVPGGQFNDRTDAQVGLRLDVPLYTGGRVSAITREAREEFEAAQETVVFTERQTVQNTRNSYLSVIANASRARALAQALQSTQAAFESAEAGFEVGTRTQVDVLLALREVFRAERDYAEARYGYLLETLRLQRAVGSLSLADLQRINAFLE, from the coding sequence ATGAAGATGCTTCGCACGCTGTGCGTAACCGCCGTGTTCGCCGCCACCTGGGCATTGCCCGCCCAGGCCGAGGATTTGCTGCAGGTGTTCGAGCACGCCCAGATGGAAGACGCCCAGCTGCGGGCGGCCGAGGCCCAATACCGGGCCGTTCTCGAGGCAAGGCCGATCGCGCGTTCCACGCTGCTGCCGCAACTCTCGGCCGACGCCGAGCTCGGCGCGTTCTACTCCGACCCTGACGGCAGCAGCAGCATCGACGGCACCAGCCGCAATATCGCGCTGAACCTGAACCAGAGCCTGTTCGACCAGCGCAACCGGATCGGCGTGCGCCAGGCGGACCTGCAGATCTCCAGCGCCGCAGCCGAACTCGATGCCGCCCGTCAGGATCTGATCCTGCGCGTCGCCGAGGCCTATTTCGGTGTCCTCGTCGCCCAGGAGACACTGGAGTTCCGCAGGGCCGAGCGCGAGGCGATCAGCCGGCAGCTCGAGCAGACCCAGCGGCGCTTCGAGGTCGGACTGATCGCGATCACCGACGTCAAGGAAGCGCAGGCCCAGTTCGACATCGCCTCGGCCGAGGAGATCGCTGCCGAAAACGCGCTCAACCTCGCACGCGAGCAGCTCGCGGTAATCACCAACCGCTATTACGACGAGCTCGCTGCGCTGGGAGAACACCTCGACATGCCGTCCCCGGACCCGATGGATCCGCAGGACTGGGTCTCGGCGGCACTCGAGAACAACCAGGAGCTGAACGCGCAGCGCCTGAACACCGAAGTCGCGCGTGAACAGATCGGGCGCCAGCGAGCGGAGGGGCTGCCGACCCTGGGGCTGGGCGCCTCGGTCAGCGACACCGGCTATTCCGGAGTGAATGCGGTGCCCGGGGGGCAGTTCAACGACCGCACCGACGCCCAGGTGGGGCTGCGGCTGGACGTGCCCCTGTACACCGGCGGACGCGTCAGCGCGATCACGCGCGAAGCCCGTGAGGAGTTCGAGGCGGCGCAGGAAACGGTAGTCTTCACCGAGCGCCAGACGGTGCAGAACACCCGGAACAGCTATCTGTCGGTGATCGCCAACGCCTCCCGGGCGCGCGCGCTGGCTCAGGCGCTGCAATCCACGCAGGCCGCATTCGAATCGGCCGAGGCCGGCTTCGAAGTCGGCACGCGTACCCAGGTCGACGTGCTGCTGGCCCTGCGCGAGGTCTTCAGAGCCGAGCGCGATTATGCCGAGGCCCGCTATGGCTACCTGCTCGAGACTCTGCGCCTGCAGCGCGCCGTCGGCAGCCTCAGCCTTGCCGACCTGCAGCGCATCAATGCATTCCTCGAATAA
- a CDS encoding GNAT family N-acetyltransferase has translation MSDDPPSFRIPRRLVVVPDAPGARDRAAAWLRKLALSCDVGWFGPSVPGGLPGTRPAQASHWLGRELDALVFEGGELPPVDALAIAAGLLRGGGVFLLLAGEPPPTPFGRRLRRFLAEDLVERVAENGRWPVPAIAPRVAGHRLNAGQQRVFRALASATNWLPRTCAVLTAPRGRGKSTLLGALVAHWLRRTSLDVRVTAPNRDGIRPLLAEVERGTDIPCGAGTRDGPLYLAPDELLERGSAPGLLVVDEAAALPVHQLRRLARLAPRVVFATTTTGFEGSGQGFRHRFLKALHADGFRLHEFRLHRPVRWPPGDPLEDWIDRLFLLDAEAEARAPAAAEEPALRMRWLSGASLAASEPRLRAVVGLLSDAHYRTRPSDLRRWLDAPELRVGLLGETAGSGIVGVVLVQLEPGLEPALADAVWSGQRRPPGQFLPCVLAEHGALAAARRPALRVLRIAVDPRWQRRGLGRRMLRAALSWARRRDVPVVGASFGAEPGLIEFWTAAGFRCLRIGFRRETTSGLHAAVVLRGTQPGAVADLARLRARAGRDWPVWRAGPLRGLEAGVAAAVAADLPSAGAVCAALDWGSVRAFARISRPFELALPALQRWLHADPARTAGLPARERALLEAAVLELAGWPELCALAGVSGRRDVIGLLRGSVAALLETDSSAGVA, from the coding sequence ATGTCCGACGACCCCCCGTCATTTCGGATCCCGCGGCGCCTCGTGGTGGTGCCCGACGCGCCAGGCGCGCGCGACCGGGCCGCTGCCTGGTTGCGGAAGCTGGCGTTATCCTGCGACGTGGGATGGTTCGGCCCCTCCGTTCCCGGGGGCTTGCCGGGCACGCGTCCGGCACAGGCCAGCCACTGGCTGGGCCGCGAACTCGACGCCCTGGTGTTCGAGGGCGGAGAGCTGCCGCCGGTGGATGCGCTGGCGATCGCCGCCGGGCTGCTGCGCGGTGGCGGCGTATTCCTGCTGCTCGCGGGGGAGCCGCCGCCGACACCGTTCGGCCGGCGCCTGCGCCGGTTCCTGGCCGAGGACCTCGTGGAACGAGTCGCGGAGAATGGCCGCTGGCCGGTCCCGGCGATCGCGCCGCGAGTGGCAGGGCACCGGCTGAACGCCGGGCAGCAGCGCGTATTCCGGGCCCTCGCATCCGCCACGAACTGGTTGCCGAGGACCTGCGCGGTCCTCACCGCGCCGCGCGGGCGCGGCAAATCGACCCTGCTGGGAGCGCTGGTCGCCCATTGGCTGCGTCGGACTTCGCTGGATGTTCGCGTCACCGCCCCGAACCGGGACGGAATCCGCCCGCTGCTCGCCGAAGTCGAACGCGGTACGGACATCCCGTGTGGTGCCGGAACGCGCGACGGTCCACTGTACCTGGCGCCCGACGAGCTACTGGAGCGCGGGTCCGCGCCCGGCCTGCTGGTGGTGGACGAGGCCGCGGCGCTGCCGGTGCATCAGTTGCGCCGTCTTGCGCGCCTGGCGCCGCGCGTGGTGTTTGCGACGACGACAACCGGGTTCGAGGGCAGTGGCCAGGGTTTCCGGCACCGGTTCCTGAAGGCGCTGCACGCCGATGGCTTCCGGCTGCACGAGTTCCGGCTGCATCGCCCGGTGCGCTGGCCGCCCGGGGACCCGCTGGAAGACTGGATCGACCGGCTGTTCCTGCTGGACGCCGAGGCCGAGGCGCGCGCGCCTGCGGCTGCCGAGGAGCCCGCATTGCGCATGCGCTGGCTTTCCGGCGCAAGCCTTGCCGCCAGCGAGCCGCGGTTACGAGCGGTGGTCGGGCTGCTCTCCGACGCCCATTACCGTACGCGTCCGTCGGACCTGCGCCGCTGGCTCGATGCCCCGGAGCTGCGGGTGGGGCTGCTGGGTGAGACCGCCGGCTCCGGGATTGTTGGGGTGGTGCTGGTGCAGCTCGAGCCCGGGCTGGAACCGGCGCTGGCCGACGCCGTGTGGTCCGGCCAGCGCCGGCCGCCCGGGCAGTTCCTGCCTTGCGTGCTGGCGGAACACGGGGCGCTGGCAGCGGCGCGGCGCCCGGCGCTGCGGGTACTGCGCATCGCGGTCGATCCGCGCTGGCAGCGGCGCGGGCTCGGCCGCCGCATGTTGCGGGCGGCGCTGTCCTGGGCGCGCCGGCGGGATGTTCCGGTGGTGGGCGCGAGCTTCGGCGCGGAGCCGGGATTGATCGAATTCTGGACGGCGGCGGGTTTCCGATGCCTGCGCATCGGGTTTCGGCGCGAGACCACCAGTGGCTTGCACGCGGCGGTCGTGCTTCGGGGCACGCAGCCGGGGGCGGTCGCCGATCTCGCGAGGCTGCGCGCACGGGCGGGCCGCGACTGGCCGGTCTGGCGGGCCGGTCCGCTGCGGGGGCTGGAGGCCGGGGTTGCCGCGGCAGTCGCCGCCGATCTGCCATCGGCCGGGGCTGTCTGCGCGGCGCTGGACTGGGGCTCGGTGCGTGCCTTTGCCCGCATTTCCCGGCCGTTCGAGCTCGCGCTTCCGGCACTGCAGCGGTGGCTGCATGCGGACCCGGCGCGGACTGCGGGGCTGCCCGCCCGCGAGCGTGCGCTGCTCGAGGCCGCGGTGCTGGAGCTGGCCGGCTGGCCGGAGCTGTGTGCGCTTGCGGGGGTTTCGGGGCGCCGGGACGTGATCGGGCTGCTGCGCGGCAGCGTCGCGGCGCTTCTGGAAACCGATTCTTCCGCTGGCGTTGCATGA
- a CDS encoding MFS transporter encodes MSSQPAAPEPLISLYETIAGDEDARVCRDIPADACHAQPVNFFVHLVSNTLSKIGDELASARLVLAWMLGALGAPAAFAGFLVPIRESGSLLPQLFVAAAIRRQPVRKWFWVLGSVGQGLAVALMAVVALTLEGAAAGWAILALLVLFALARGVNSVAAKDVLGKTIAKRRRGTVMGYAASAAGLATLGLGLYLTLANLEQAGVGLFAALLATAAGVWWLSAAVFAGLHEQPGATEGGGNAVAEAMRSLGLLWSDREFGHFVLTRALLMSTALALPFYVLLAEAATSGSFVTLGLLILATGLASAVSAPIWGRASDRSSRQVLILSGLIAGLLGIGLATASWSGMAPALDGWVYAVLFFVLGVSHAGVRLGRKTYLVDMATQQTRAAFTAVSNTVIGALLLVGGLFGLLAQLAGTEFAILVLALFSLAGAASAWRMPEV; translated from the coding sequence ATGTCCTCCCAGCCAGCCGCCCCGGAACCGCTGATATCGCTGTACGAGACCATCGCCGGCGACGAGGATGCGCGTGTCTGCCGCGACATCCCGGCCGACGCGTGTCATGCCCAGCCGGTCAATTTCTTCGTGCACCTGGTGTCGAACACGCTCAGCAAGATCGGCGACGAACTCGCCTCTGCACGTCTGGTGCTGGCGTGGATGCTGGGCGCGCTGGGCGCACCGGCGGCGTTCGCCGGCTTTCTGGTGCCGATTCGCGAGTCCGGCTCGCTGCTCCCACAACTGTTCGTTGCCGCCGCCATCCGCCGCCAGCCCGTGCGCAAGTGGTTCTGGGTGCTTGGCAGCGTCGGCCAGGGACTGGCCGTTGCACTGATGGCGGTCGTCGCGCTGACGCTCGAGGGTGCAGCCGCCGGCTGGGCGATCCTCGCGCTGCTGGTTCTGTTCGCGCTGGCCCGGGGGGTGAACTCGGTGGCCGCCAAGGACGTGCTCGGCAAGACCATCGCGAAGCGGCGGCGCGGCACGGTAATGGGCTATGCGGCATCGGCAGCGGGCCTTGCGACGCTGGGCCTGGGCCTGTACCTGACCCTGGCGAATCTCGAGCAGGCCGGGGTCGGGCTGTTCGCCGCGCTGCTCGCCACCGCCGCCGGCGTGTGGTGGCTGTCGGCAGCGGTGTTCGCCGGACTGCACGAACAGCCGGGCGCCACCGAGGGTGGCGGCAACGCCGTCGCCGAGGCGATGCGCTCGCTCGGTCTGCTCTGGAGCGATCGCGAGTTCGGCCACTTCGTGCTGACCCGCGCGCTGCTGATGAGCACTGCACTGGCCCTGCCCTTCTATGTGCTGCTCGCCGAGGCGGCCACCTCCGGCAGCTTCGTGACGCTGGGCCTGCTGATCCTCGCGACCGGGCTGGCCTCGGCGGTCAGCGCCCCGATCTGGGGCCGCGCGTCCGACCGCTCTTCGCGCCAGGTGCTGATCCTGTCGGGCCTGATCGCGGGACTGCTTGGAATCGGGCTGGCCACTGCGAGCTGGAGCGGAATGGCGCCGGCACTCGATGGCTGGGTCTACGCAGTGCTCTTCTTCGTGCTCGGAGTGAGCCACGCGGGGGTACGCCTGGGGCGCAAGACCTACCTGGTCGACATGGCGACCCAGCAGACCCGCGCCGCGTTCACTGCGGTCAGCAACACCGTAATCGGCGCGCTATTGCTGGTCGGCGGCCTGTTCGGGCTGCTGGCACAGCTGGCCGGCACCGAATTCGCGATCCTGGTTCTCGCGCTGTTCAGTCTTGCCGGCGCCGCAAGCGCCTGGCGCATGCCGGAGGTCTGA
- a CDS encoding protein-L-isoaspartate O-methyltransferase family protein, protein MDFTLARMNMVEQQVRPWDVLDMRVLDVLESLPRETFVPAGREGLAYADTEIPLGHGESMLPPRVVGRLLQALAPAESETALEIGTGSGYVTACLARLAARVDSVEHIDEFRLAAEARLETLEIGNASLQTATVAPGWTPPQGRYDVISVNGAMTVYDPFLQPSLNLGGRLFVVVGQPPVMHARMVVRVAENSYRTETLFETRLKPLLGFEPRTEFVF, encoded by the coding sequence ATGGTGGAGCAGCAGGTTCGCCCCTGGGATGTGCTCGACATGCGCGTCCTGGACGTACTGGAATCGCTGCCGCGAGAAACGTTCGTGCCCGCGGGCCGCGAGGGCCTGGCCTATGCGGATACCGAGATCCCCCTGGGGCACGGCGAGTCCATGCTGCCCCCGAGGGTCGTCGGACGATTGTTGCAGGCGCTGGCGCCCGCCGAGAGTGAAACCGCACTCGAGATCGGCACCGGTTCGGGGTATGTCACCGCCTGCCTCGCGCGGCTTGCCGCGCGGGTCGACAGCGTCGAGCATATCGACGAATTCCGCCTGGCGGCCGAGGCCCGGCTGGAAACGCTCGAGATCGGCAATGCCTCGCTGCAAACCGCGACCGTCGCCCCTGGCTGGACGCCACCGCAAGGCCGCTACGACGTGATCAGCGTCAACGGAGCGATGACGGTCTACGACCCGTTCCTGCAGCCGAGCCTGAACCTGGGCGGCCGGCTGTTCGTGGTGGTGGGACAGCCCCCGGTGATGCACGCCCGGATGGTGGTTCGGGTCGCGGAAAACAGCTATCGCACCGAAACCCTGTTCGAGACCCGCCTGAAGCCGCTGCTGGGCTTCGAACCGCGCACCGAATTCGTCTTCTGA